Below is a genomic region from Rhodohalobacter sp. 614A.
GCCCATCCTGAGAGAATGTTGTCATAATTCTCAACAGAAATCCCGCTGTTATCCAGCATAAATTCCATCAGAATCACATTTGAAATATCCCACATCCCAATATCCCGGTTAAAATTTGAAGCGCCCCGAAACATCGATTCCATCTTCTCTACATTTCCGGTTTCCCAATCGTCAAGAATTTGGTTGAAACTGGATGCCCCCCAAAACATGTTCGCCATGTTCTCAACACCCGATACATCCCATTGATTGAAACTACTGTTGATGGATGATGCATCCTGGAACATGGAATAAAGCGAAACGACATTGGTAAGATCAGGCGAATCCGGCGCATTGATTTCGAGATTGGATGCACCATAAAAAGCGAATTCCATCTCATCCCACATAATTTCTCCCCATGCTTCAACCGACAGAATCTTCTCTTTGTCGCCGGAATTGTTGAAATAGATCCGAGGAAAATCACCCCTGATTTCTACAGTATAAGTACCGGCTGTGCTGTAGGTGTGCTCAATAAAATGTGAGGTATTTGTTCCCGGATTCAGTGTATAAGATTCATCCAAGCCATCGCCCCAATCAATCGTAAAATCATATCCGTTTCCAAATAAAGGAATTCGAATTTGGTTGCTGTTTGAATCTCCCGGATTGGAGGTATTCCAAACGGTTGTGAATGGATCCGTAATAACCGGGCAACTGGCAGCAAGAGCATCTCCATTAATTGTCCAGCCTTTATCGATGAGGGTAGTCCGGGCTGATTCTGCACAATATTCCACGCCATCCGCTCCGAGAGTAATGCCGGAATTCACATCCTGAGTGGCCCAGCCTGTCAAAATACCGTCGTAATTGGGACGTGAGAGAGCCGTGTTATCAAACATATAAGTCATCGTGTTGGGACTTTCCACACTCTCTACATTCCAGCTCCCAAGATTCTGATCAAATGAAGACGCCTCATAAAACATCCTGTACATTGATGAAACGTTACCTGTATCCCAGCCGCTGATATCCTGGTTAAATGCAGTCGCGCCGCTGAACATGCTGTTCATATTTTCAACTTTTTCAGGTATCCAGCCGGTAATATTTCCGTTGAATGATTGTGTATTTTGAAACATACTTGCCATAGTCGTCACTTCAGAAACATCCCAGTCATTGAGATCCTGGTTAAAATCATCAACCGAATTAAACATTCCCCCCATATCTGTTACGGATGACACTTTCCAGCCACTGATGTCTCCATTAAATTTATCCGCATTTTGAAACATCCCGCCCATGTTCCAGACATTTGAGACGTCCCATCCTTCGCCCGTTCCAGAATCGTATCCAATATCCTGGTTAAATACGCTGGCTCCGTTAAACATTCGACTCATACTCTCCACACCCGAAACATCCCACTCACTGATATCCTGGTTAAAAGAACTTGCATTCTGGAACATCTCAATCATTCCGTTTCCCGTTACCCCAGATACATCCCAACCGCCGATATCCTGATTAAATGCATCGGCGTTGCTAAACATTTCACTCATGTTTGACACAGCATACACGGTCCAGTCACTGATGTCTCCGTTAAATGATATTGCCCCGTTGAACAAACTGCTCATATCTTCAACATTGGATACATTCCAGTTATTCAAATCAGAATTTATAGCCCGTGCGCTCTCGAACATTCTTGCCATTGAAGTGACATTGCTCAAATCCGGCGCATCCGTTGCATTGATCTCGAGGTACTGGGCACCTCGAAAAGCGTTCTCCATACTGGTCCACTCGATGTCTCCCCACTGTTCTACAGATAGAATTTTCCGGCGGTCTCCTGTTCCTGCAAAAAATATTCTGGGGAACTCTCCGCTAATCTCCACCCGATAAATTCCCGGGTCCGGAAACTGAATGGTAAAAAATGGAGATGTAAATGTTTCGGTGCCATTCACGCTTGAATTTGTAGTGTCCTCCCAATAAACTGTGAAGTTGTACGACTCGCCGTTTGCATGGGGAATCGTGATCTCATCATTCGCTGTGAATCCGGAATTTTCAGTATTCCAGATTGTGATGAAATTACCCGGATCTCCCGGAGTAATAGACGACTGCGCCTGTACACCCGATGCGGAAAGAATAACCGCAACCACTATTAATATGAATACTCGAAATTGCTTCATGTCTGTCGGTTCATTACTGCCTCTTGCAGAGATTAGATAAATCACTCTGTTAGTATTGCGAAGGAAAGAGGGGAATCACGACATGGTGAGGTGTGAAATTTTGGTGAGATATTAAACCTGACAGCACCTACTGGATCTGTCAGCGTTGATCTTTTTGCGTTGATCCTGACGCTGACAGGAGCTTCGCACGCTGTCAGGTCGCTTAATTATTGCTATTTATTCTCCAAAAGAGACTCTTTCGGGAATATTCTTTAACCTGAATTCTTCATGAGCTTGTTTGAAATTTTCCAATCCTCCAAACCTTGTTATTACCTCATCAACTTCAGTAAATGATTCCCGCTTTGACATAATATTATGAAAAGACGAATAGGGATAGTTAGAGTAGTTTTTTACAATATTATGATGAATTGGATTTCGATGTATATAACAAATCAGGTTCAAAAAATTAGATTCATCGATAATTCTTATTCTTTTAAACGGGCCCTCAATTAAAGTACCGGATCGATTTTCTTTTTATTTATATATCTGGTATAGCTATTCATCAAATGACTTATCTGTTTTGATGCGTTAAATGGTTTCTTTTCAGGACATATTTTTCCATGATAAACCCCGCTTTCAAATTTGTGTTTATTACTCTTGAAAAAACTTACCTGTTCGTCAATTTTTTTCACTCTAATGAGGCAATGAAAGTGGTTTTATATCAGGCACCAGGCAAACGTTTCGATAGCTGGACTTAAATAATACTCGTACTTTTTCAGGAAAATCCGATAATCACTTTTGTCAAAAAATAATTTATTTCTTCCGGCGCCTCTGTTGTAAATATGATAGTAGCATCCCTCTTTCAATGCTTCCATGGCATCTTCAGAATATTGATTTCTTGATGATTACGATTATGCAAAATGTAGTGGAAAGCAATAAATCTGACAATTTTTTGTGAAAACAAACAACCTGACAGCACCTACCGGATCTGCCAGCGTTGATTCTTTCCAAGTACCGTTTTGTCGACTGACGCTGACAGGAGCTTCGCACGCTGTCAGGTCACACTTTCCCTTTTTAAAAAGAGATTTTCAATCCAACAACGCCCTTACTTCCTCAAACTGGTTGGCGCGGTGAAGGGCATCAATCAGAAATTCTCTCAGTACCGGATTTTGTTTTTGATGATTGTACCTTTGCAGCCATCTTCCGCAAAGTTCATCAAGCTTTCCGTTTTTTTGATGAATGCGAACAAGTGACCGATATGCATCCTCATTTTGATCATCAAGCGTGAGAACGCGTTCGTATGAAAGAACGGCGTCATTAAATCGGTCCGATTTAGAATAGACGTGTCCAAGATAAAGATGCGTTTCCTCGTCAGCATTTCCGGTTCGTGCTGCACTTTCAAAACTTTTCAAAGCTTCTGTGTACTTTTCATGCTCATAGAACAGCAATCCTTCCTGGTGATACAGAAGTGTACTCTCTTCAAATTCTTCCAGACCTGTGTGCAGAACCTCCAATGCGTCCTCAAAAGAAAGTCTGTCTGATATCATTACAAACATATCCTGTAATTCACTGCTGATCTCTTTCAATTCTGTAGCATTTTGAAAGATTGGGGGATTCTTTGCCCGCAACTGGTTCAACCCGAATTGCACCTCTTCCTGCGTTACTTCTTGCCTGCTTTCATACAATTCAATCATTCCGTTCAGTGTATTAGTATAGGCAGATTTTCCTGCAGAACTGCCTTTCTGTTGATCCTTCAACAAAATCCATTCGGCCCAGCCTTGATAGATCGTATCTTTCAGAGGCTCGAGCACCTCTTCTTTTTCAACATCTTTATCTAACAACCGGGCATACTCGATTCTGATTTGGCTGTTTTCATTCTCCTCCAAAAACTTCCGGAAAATTTCTTTTGCTTTTTCATGCTTGCCATTTTCATTCAAGACTCTTCCAAAATCGGCCAGCAGTGTTGAGTCATCCGGCCATCTGTCCAACTGTTTTCTATAGATCTCTTCTGCCGCTTCATACTCCCGATCATATAACCATGCTCTTGCAGAAAGACCGGCGTATGCAACCTCATCATACTCAACAGCCAATGAATCAAAGTAGGTACTGGCCATCTCATATTTTTGAGCTGTGATTAATTCGGTTCCATACTCTTCCAATAAGTCACGATCATTTGGAAATTGCTCTTTTTCCATCTCCAAAACCTGCAGCAATCCGGCTTGATTAAACCGCTGACGATTGATATCGACCAAAGCCCTGTATAACGAGCGCTCTTTCGGGTGATCATTGATCATCTGTTGGAAAAAGAGGTTTGCCTTTTCAGCCTCATTATTTTTCAGTAGCGCTTTGCCATACAGAATTGCCCGATCCATATTTACTGGCTCTGACCTGTAAAGAGATTCCAAACTATTAACCATCTGCTCCGAATCCTCATTTCTTTCTGCAATCTGAGCTTTCATCAAAAGAAGATTCTCAGCCTCCGGAAACTGCTCTATCCCAACGTTAACGGCTTCTTCTGCATCGTCCCATTTCTCCTGCTGAATCAGGATATACGCCAGATTATTATGAATGGACAGGCTGTCGGAATGGATCTCTCTTGCTTTGTAATAATAGTCAGATGACACTTCCAGTTCTTCGTTTTGAAAAGCAAGAGCCGCTGCCCGTTGATAAAGCTGACCCAAATACTTTTGTATGATGTCACTTGTAATTCCATCAATCTCTGAATGCTGTGATTCATCAATCGTTTGATCAACTTCTTGAAAAAGAACAATCGCTTCATCTACATCGATATGAATAAGGGCTTCTCCTTTCATCACTTTCAAACGTAGAAAATCGGGGTACTCTTCGAGTCCTTCAGAAGCAATTTCAACCGCTTTTTCCGGCTGCTGTATTAATAGATAGGAACTTGTAAGATAGGTATACACATCCCGCGGCGGATTCTGGAATAGCAGTGACTGTTCAAATGATTGAATGGCATTTTCATACTCTTTCAATTCATAAAACGTCATGCCCTGCTGAATGGAATGCTGGAGAGTTTGAGCTTCGATTTTACCGAAAAAAATCAGCCCAAAAAATAAAACCAATATGATGTGTTTAACAGACATTCTCTCCTAATTTGTCACAGCCTGAACAGGCCTTGCCGTTCTTGCTTCTCTTCCAATCCCATCCACCGGAAATACCTTGAACCACTGGCCGGCTGTGCTTCCATTATGTGAAAACCGAGTGGTATCCTGTGACGCCTGACCAATAAGCTCATACATCCCTGTCGCAATATCAGACCGGTAAATATGAAATCCTGCAACCTGAGAGGGATCGATGACCTGCCATTGGAGCAAAACCTGCCCATCGGTAAACAACGCCTGTACATTTTTTGATGGAACCGGCGGATGGATTTTATGCACATTTAAAATTTCTGATGACACAGCTTCCGACTCATTTCCCAAAGAATCGACAGCCGTCACGGAATAGATATACTCTCCGTCTAATTCAACCATCCGATCCAGCAGGTAGCGATCACCCTTTCCATTTTCACTGAGCAATCGTAAGGAGTCTGCATTCATATCCCGGCGATAAACATTGTACGAAATCACATCCCCGGAAGAAGACGCATTCCACGCTACCTGAACTCGCTCGCCGCTTCGTATTTGAGCCTGCAGAGTTGTTGGAGGTTCCGGCGGGGTAAGATCCGGAATCTGTATCTCTACCCAGCTCGTATCACTTCGGTTTCCATTTTTACTGACAGCCACAACCCCATATTCATAGGACACTCCCTCCCTGAACCCATCAATGCCGTATCCAAAATCTGTTAATGAATTTTCAAGATGAGCTTCATCATTTAACTGTTCATACAGGTCTCCACTTTTTGGGTTGATCTGCCGCCGGAGAATCTGATAGGTTTGAAGCGCCCTGTACTCTTCGCCCGGACTCCATTCAAGTTGGAGGGCACTTAAATCAGTATCAAAAACGGCTGCAACGTTTGTAACCGGTTCAGGAATCCGATAATCCCAGATATACACATGCGCTGGGTTAGACAGCTCTCCCTCGTTTCCATTTTGATCTATTGCCGTTACCGCATACCGATACTGAACGCCCGGTTCTGCCGACTCATGAACAAAGGCTGTTTGAAGAGGGGAAAGGATTTCTTCGGTCAGCCGGGTGTATTCTTCTTCATCCGCCCTGGACATATAGACGTGATATCCGGCCAATTCGAGATCCGTACTTACCGGCCAGACAATCTCGCTTTGATAATCTTCCGTTGCGCTTGCGTCCACATCGGTGATAATCGGCGGAGGCACATTGTCTTCAATGCGCAACACCACACTTTCACTCGCAATTGACTGCCCGGAAATATCCACAGCTTCCACCCAAAATTCGTACTCCCTGTTGAGGCGGGGAACGGTAATATATTTTCGATGCTCGGTGTCATCACGGGTTCGGACGAAAATCGCATCCGTTGCATCTACCGTTACGTTGCTCTCTGTATCCCTATAAAATGTTTTGAAACGAATCACATTCCGGGTTTCCGGGGCGTCTTCCTGTGTCGGGTATTGCCAGTCGATGGTAACTCTGCGCCCTTCATTCGTACCTAAAATATTTGATGGAGGAGCCGGACTTTCAGAAACAAGGGGAGCAGAGCCTTCTATCGTTTCGCCGGTGGGTCGTTCCAGGTCGTTTACAATTTCAAACCGGTAGGATACTTGAGACCCAGACGAAATATTTTCGTCCAGGTAGGCCCGGCCCAGAGCTATTGCAAGTTCAGGCACTGCGGCATTAATGATCGCATTGGTTTCTGTTTGAGCTCTCAGCATCAGGAAAATCCGCTGCGGACTCTCTCTGTCTAATTCATCCTGAATCAACTCAAATTCAGGACCCATTGCCTGTTCAAGCTGAAATCCGTTTTGAGCGGGAAAAAAGGGCTCCGTTGTTAATCGCTCCCAATCTGCTTCATCAACTTTACGGTAAAGATGATATCCGTGAGAAAATGGAAGAGTGTAATTGTGAATGATGTAAACACTGCCATCATTCCGGGTAAGAATGTTCAGGCTATTTTCATTCACCACAGATTGTGCGACAGATACACATGGGCTTATAATAATCGCCAGCAAAAGATAGCCGATAAATTTAGACACTGATATACGCATAAAATGATCAATATGATAAAAGCTAATCTCCCCAGATCTTTCCCCAACGTCGGGGAGGGGAAATGGGGGCACATCCCCCGAGTTCTTCCGATTCCGATAAATCGGATCGGTTTCACTTTTCCCCTTCAAAGGGGGATGTTATCTAATTGTAGTGGGTTGATCGAGATACTCAGTCTTCACTCTGGTTAAACCCACTCTATTGGTAATGCGTATTTTTACACGGAATCCCGACATGGGTAGATTCCAGTCCAGTGGCGGGAGAGAGCCACGGGCGTTCATCACTCCATCAGAATCTCCCTGGGTATCCATATCTTGCGCCGGAATATAGACAGACCATCGACCCGGTCCGCTTTTCGGGCCATTTTCTACCCAATATTCAACCTTATCTATCCCAGACTCAGGATCCTGAATATTTGAAACATTTACGACTGTTCCACCTGATCTTTGATCAGCAATGGTTTGAATATTAAAATTTAATGGAACCGTGGAATCGAAATAGAGAGGCCCGCTTGCAGCCATGTTTGACACAGTTCCATCTTTACTCACACTTCTGTAGAATACATAGACGGGTCCATCCACACCTGCAAATTCAGATCTATCGATCGTTATGTACCGCTCTGTCTCTCCGGCCCCTCGCTGATAATATTGGTCGGAGGTTCTAAAATCCCATTCTAAATCAACTCTGTCAGCACTTTGAAATGGCCGAACTTCCGGTTCTCCATTCAGGGATTCCCCAATGGCATATTGAATCCCAATAATGTCGGATTCGGGATCATAAGGAGGTTCCACAATGTATAACCTTAGACCATCGTTATAGACTTTCGCTTGGGCTTTTCCGGGTTCGGGACGGGTCAAATCCTCAACCCTAAACGGACCAAAAGTATTGATAGAACTCTTATTTCCGGCGTTATCTACTGCACGAACATGCCAGAAGACTCTTGAACCAAAGGTTAATTCCGAGTCAGTGTATTCCAACTGTCTGGTTGTGGTTTCATAATCGCCTACATTAAAAAGATTGGTTGGAGCATCAGAATCTTCCGAGAAGATATACTCAAAATGCGAGATTCCGGATTGCTGATCAGTGGCCTCTATCTCATTAATCTTAATAGACGGTACATCATAGAATTCTTTCCAGCTATTGTAAACCGTTGGGTTTTGTGTGAATGGCGGTACTATGGTTACCGCATCATAAACATTTGTCAGGCTCGGATCCAAAAACTGGTCAGATTGCGTATTCAGATTATAACTAATAGATGTTGGCGCTTCCCCGTCATACAGAATCGGCTCTCTGAGTGAAGTCGGTTGACTAACTTGCCCAAGCGTATTTCTCACTCTTGCACTGATGTAATAATCCTGATCCGGCTCCATATTCAACGGTTGTGTGGGACCCGTCATTCTTTGTGCGGGAATTTCTGAATCGAACTCAATCTGACCTTGCAAAAGTGTCCAGTCCAGAACATCCGTCCTCCCCGGACTTGTACCTACACTGTATTCCCATTGACCAATCCCCACATTGGAATCGTACGCAAGAAGTACCAGATCAAGTACACCCGGTTGGTTTGTCCAAAAAGCTCTTTCTCCA
It encodes:
- a CDS encoding fibronectin type III domain-containing protein, yielding MSKFIGYLLLAIIISPCVSVAQSVVNENSLNILTRNDGSVYIIHNYTLPFSHGYHLYRKVDEADWERLTTEPFFPAQNGFQLEQAMGPEFELIQDELDRESPQRIFLMLRAQTETNAIINAAVPELAIALGRAYLDENISSGSQVSYRFEIVNDLERPTGETIEGSAPLVSESPAPPSNILGTNEGRRVTIDWQYPTQEDAPETRNVIRFKTFYRDTESNVTVDATDAIFVRTRDDTEHRKYITVPRLNREYEFWVEAVDISGQSIASESVVLRIEDNVPPPIITDVDASATEDYQSEIVWPVSTDLELAGYHVYMSRADEEEYTRLTEEILSPLQTAFVHESAEPGVQYRYAVTAIDQNGNEGELSNPAHVYIWDYRIPEPVTNVAAVFDTDLSALQLEWSPGEEYRALQTYQILRRQINPKSGDLYEQLNDEAHLENSLTDFGYGIDGFREGVSYEYGVVAVSKNGNRSDTSWVEIQIPDLTPPEPPTTLQAQIRSGERVQVAWNASSSGDVISYNVYRRDMNADSLRLLSENGKGDRYLLDRMVELDGEYIYSVTAVDSLGNESEAVSSEILNVHKIHPPVPSKNVQALFTDGQVLLQWQVIDPSQVAGFHIYRSDIATGMYELIGQASQDTTRFSHNGSTAGQWFKVFPVDGIGREARTARPVQAVTN